Proteins encoded in a region of the bacterium genome:
- a CDS encoding phosphate ABC transporter substrate-binding protein: MKKKALYLLLATAWVFSAGCGKNKQSITLAGSTAFQPFAEKLAEQYMTANPGASITVQGGGSAVGIQSALSGAAQIGMADLVNLPPEAKGLNATIVARDGIAVVINPANKVNDLTIDQLRDIFNGKIKNWKAVGGADKDITVVSREAGSGTRTSFEEIVTGIDLSGNALIQDSNGTIRETVANDAGAIGYLSHGLLNEKIKAVLLDGQECTTEKIMAQKYLLVRPIFLLTKAQPGAEVQSLIDYILSPEGQQTIKQNGLIPAK, encoded by the coding sequence ATGAAGAAAAAAGCATTATATTTGCTGCTGGCAACGGCATGGGTATTCTCCGCCGGCTGCGGCAAGAACAAGCAAAGCATCACACTGGCGGGCTCCACCGCCTTCCAGCCTTTTGCCGAAAAACTGGCCGAGCAGTACATGACGGCCAATCCCGGTGCCTCGATCACCGTCCAGGGCGGGGGCTCGGCGGTGGGCATCCAGTCGGCCCTTTCCGGGGCGGCCCAGATAGGGATGGCCGACCTGGTGAACCTGCCCCCGGAAGCTAAGGGGCTCAATGCAACCATAGTGGCCCGGGACGGCATTGCGGTGGTGATAAACCCGGCCAACAAAGTGAATGACCTTACCATTGACCAGCTCCGGGATATCTTCAACGGGAAGATCAAGAACTGGAAGGCGGTCGGAGGGGCAGACAAGGATATCACCGTGGTTTCGCGCGAAGCCGGCTCCGGCACCAGGACCTCGTTTGAAGAGATAGTGACCGGGATAGACCTAAGCGGGAACGCCCTGATCCAGGATTCCAACGGCACCATCCGGGAAACGGTGGCCAACGATGCCGGGGCCATCGGCTACCTTTCCCACGGGCTGCTGAACGAAAAGATCAAAGCAGTTCTTTTGGACGGCCAGGAATGCACCACCGAGAAGATCATGGCCCAGAAATACCTGCTGGTGCGTCCGATATTCCTTTTGACCAAGGCCCAGCCCGGTGCCGAGGTTCAAAGCTTGATAGATTACATCCTTTCTCCCGAGGGACAGCAGACCATCAAGCAGAACGGCCTGATCCCGGCCAAGTGA